Proteins encoded together in one Vicia villosa cultivar HV-30 ecotype Madison, WI unplaced genomic scaffold, Vvil1.0 ctg.001055F_1_1, whole genome shotgun sequence window:
- the LOC131632963 gene encoding vicilin-like seed storage protein At2g18540: protein MDQRKILFDNEDGEISATNVKDGQNTPHYHLQFCTLEPNSMFLPVLLHAAMVFYVYTGSGKLTWSNEDGTGTMDIHEGDIGSLGEGFVFYIHSNLESHKKKRGYMQCLLTLMRALL, encoded by the exons ATGGATCAAAGGAAGATACTGTTTGACAATGAAGATGGAGAAATTTCTGCCACTAATGTCAAAGATGGACAAAACACACCACATTATCATCTTCAGTTCTGTACATTGGAACCTAACTCTATGTTCCTTCCTGTGCTTTTACATGCAGCTATGGTCTTTTATGTTTATACAG GGAGTGGAAAGCTGACATGGTCAAATGAAGATGGTACTGGTACAATGGATATACATGAAGGAGATATAGGTAGTCTTGGAGAAGGATTTGTTTTCTATATACACAGCAACTTGGAATCACATAAGAAGAAACGAGGATATATGCAATGTTTACTAACACTGATGAGAGCACTTTTGTAA